The following coding sequences are from one Bombus terrestris chromosome 14, iyBomTerr1.2, whole genome shotgun sequence window:
- the LOC100643296 gene encoding neuropeptide-like 1 isoform X3, translated as MGLTGNHFVSLLLYILVVNEIRLPLVTCQDEDNTQCMPKAAFLALLRHPEVSSNLAAYSRAARITQDAKSRNDMAHLRALTEEADDTEICVPGRVYLQLLKDPVMRGDLSIILNGRTQKLPDLLGRLLDDSDEMDAREFLPESQKRSLATLAKNDDLPISIQDRIAENEDDEEKRAAISSEQPGQNDAGISRDYLLSGGRSDLQAFARDFQMEKRNVGALARDFALPPGRRNIASLVRDYDQSKNNNRESTLPYNGKRNVASLARTFTLPQNGKRNVASVARDYGLPYGKRYVGSLARTGDFPTRNQRSVASLAKNSAWPVSLKRGSFLPGSVILRALSRHGRSMVDETNARNDLLDLQELSNLEQSQRNDYETAEEKLNDSLTKIDSNIRRPKRQIGFSDEYPLPVMQNTNGFDYEEMVEALSGQYPNAEKRFMGRIPQMGPRPTTPPTRRQGR; from the exons GTGACATGCCAGGATGAAGATAACACACAATGCATGCCAAAAGCAGCCTTCCTGGCTCTGTTGCGTCATCCGGAAGTCAGCTCGAATTTAGCCGCCTATTCTAGAGCAGCGAGAATAACTCAGGATGCAAAAAGTCGTAACGACATGGCGCATCTGAGAGCTTTAACCGAGGAGGCTGACGACACGGAGATCTGCGTACCTGGTCGCGTTTATTTGCAACTATTGAAGGATCCGGTCATGCGTGGCGATCTTAGTATTATTCTCAATGGAAGAACACAGAAGTTACCGGATCTCCTAGGACGTTTGCTCGACGATAGCGACGAGATGGATGCGAGGGAGTTCCTGCCTGAATCTCAGAAAAGAAGCCTCGCAACGTTGGCCAAAAACGatgatctaccgattagtatcCAGGATCGTATTGCCGAAAATGAAGATGACGAAGAAAAGAGGGCTGCAATTTCCAG CGAGCAACCAGGACAAAACGACGCAGGAATCTCCCGTGATTATCTCCTCTCTGGCGGTCGTTCAGATTTGCAAGCCTTCGCACGAGACTTCCAGATGGAAAAACGAAATGTCGGTGCATTAGCTCGGGATTTCGCGTTGCCACCTGGTAGACGTAATATCGCGTCTCTGGTTCGTGACTACGACCAGAGCAAGAACAACAATCGGGAATCTACTTTGCCTTACAATGGAAAAAGGAACGTCGCTTCCTTGGCGAGAACGTTCACTCTACCTCAAAACGGGAAAAGGAACGTGGCATCCGTAGCCAGAGACTACGGACTCCCTTATGGGAAAAGATACGTCGGTTCCTTGGCCAGAACAGGCGATTTTCCCACTAGAAACCAGAGAAGCGTCGCTTCTTTGGCGAAAAATTCCGCTTGGCCAGTTTCATTGAAGAGAGGAAGTTTCTTGCCCGGAAGCGTGATCCTGAGAGCTCTTTCCCGCCATGGTAGATCGATGGTGGACGAAACGAATGCGAGAAACGACCTGTTAGATCTTCAGGAGCTGAGTAACCTGGAACAAAGTCAGAGAAACGATTACGAGACTGCGGAGGAAAAGTTGAACGATTCCTTGACGAAAATCGATTCCAACATTAGGCGACCCAAGAGACAGATTGGCTTCTCCGACGAGTATCCTCTACCTGTTATGCAAAATACGAACGGTTTTGATTACGAAGAGATGGTGGAGGCGCTCAGTGGACAGTACCCGAACGCAGAAAAGAGATTCATGG